From the genome of Podospora bellae-mahoneyi strain CBS 112042 chromosome 2, whole genome shotgun sequence:
TTTCAGCGCTTACCGGATGACGTATGCCTCGATTTGGGACTGGAGGTGGAACCACGTCCCGTTGAACCGCACAACGTCTTTTACCTTTGGACATGGCGGCCAGCAATACTTGGACGTGGGAACGTTTACGAGACGGGGCGCTTGGGGAGAGAAGCACGGGCTGACTGGTCATCATAATGGGACGGCTGCTCACCACCATGCGGCTCCTATCGGGGCGACTACCGGAACGAATATTCCTCAGAACAGTGTCCATGGCGACAATATGGTATAGTGAGCAATGATAGGTATGGGAGTGAGCAATGATAGGTATGGAATCGTGTTTCAGGGTAATGCGGAGCGGGAAACAAAGCCGGGAGGGTGAGGTAGTGTAACCCCAAAGCAGGATGGAGTTGGAATGGAGGCTTGCGGTCAAAGGTGGAGACTATGGGAATTATTGCCAAGAGGCGCAACCCCTCCTTTCATGTCACGATGAGTTGCTTTCTCCTTGACTGATCTTTGATTTGAGATCATTTGATGCCACAAAAAATTGCAATTATCTCTCCTACCCAAGAAACCAAAATATCCTTATTGAAAGTCATTAATCAGCCACGTAGAACAATCACCACTTAACCTCACTATGCCGTTCCCATACAAGACCGTGCTCATCACAGGAGCAACATCAGGCATCGGTCTTGCACTGGCCGAGCGCATGATATCCGCGGGCATTTTTGTCATTGCAATTGGCCGTCGCAAAGATCGTCTTGAAGCCCTGGTTGAGAAACATGGCAGCGAGAAAGTCGCTGCTGAGCCATTTGATGTGTCGGACTTGGACGCCATGCCCGCGTGGGTTGAGGAGTAAGCTACACCAATCCTTTCATCTTAGCCTATTCGTTGACCGTGATCTTTTTTAGGATCACATCCAAGTACCCCCGTCTCGACTCCATCATTCTCAACGCCGGCTTCCAGCGGTCCCTCGACTTCACGTCCCCGTCCACCATCTCGTTGTCGTCCGTCTCAGCAGAGCTCACCACCAATtatctctcccccctccacatgGTCTCCCTTTTTCTCCCGCACCTGATCTCGCTCGCCCCATCCCCGACGTCCATTGTTCTTGTCTCCTCAGGTCTCGCTGTCCTCCCCCTGCCCCGATGCGCAAATTACTCCGCTACCAAAGCCGCCGTGCACAGTCTGGCTTGGTCACTCCGGTGCCAGGTTTCCGGTCCGGAATCACTTCATACCCACCACATTAAGGTAATTGAGATCATGCCGCCGGCCGTGCAGACAGAGTTGCATCCCCAGCAAAAGGACTTGGTAGAGGCGGGGCAGGATCAGCCCGGGATTGAGCTGGAGAGGTATATCGAGGAGACGTGGGTGGacttggtgagggaggaggaaaaagaggagaTTGTGCACAGtgtgttgagggagaggttggaggtggtagaggggccgaggaagggggcgtGGGAAGGGTTTGTGAGGGCTATGAGGGGGGCTGGGTTGAGGTTTTGAGGTTGTGGGGCATTTAGTCATCCAAGTCGCAaaggtcatcatcatcctccatctcctccatgtATTTCCATTCTACTTTGTCTGGGTGGTCGTTTTCCAGTagctccttttccaccaaTGAGATTTCCAGCTTGACGTGTTTGGAGATTGTTAATTCATCCGCTGTTGCCCGCCTTAACCAACAGTTTGCCGCCGTGTCTTGCGCGGGATCATCGCTGAACGGTTGGCCTTCTAGTCTTGAAGGGCTGTTGGGAGAGAGGGGTATTGGTTTAGCCGTCAGTTGCACCAGCAAGTTGTCTCCGAACGGCGCCGTATGAGGATAATCGACCTCAGAGTCCAAGTCAAAGCCTGTATGAATATCTTTGTTCAAGAACCTGAGAAGATGTTCTGGTCCCGGTGCATCTCCGTCAATACTACTTCCCGGTTTTGGTCCATTACTTTGGTTCAAAATATCCACCCACCGCTCTGGTCGAGGAAGTTTCCTGTCAACAAGCCAGATGCCGAAGCGGGGGAATGGCGGACAAAAATAGACCACCAACAGGTAGAAGATGGGCGAAGAACTGGTCCCGGTGACACCCAGAATTTGAATGTATAACGTCCAATTGGTCATTAAAGCTCCTCCGTCTTTGAACATGATGGTCCCGAAATAGTCCATGTCTGCGAAACCGAGGAGTCCTGCATCGGAGCTGCTGGAAATGGCCCTAGGTGCCACTAAAGACCACTGTTGGTGACCATCTTTATCAGGCCTGTATCCGAATGATTTCCGCAAGAGCAAGAATGCCAAGCGCGAGCTTTTGGCGTGAACCGTAAGTAGAGTGGTTGATGGATTGATGAGGGCCGAGGGCTTGGGGTGAGTGAGGGTAATACTATGCCGGCCCAAGCTTTGCCATTTTCCTCTAAGCAATCTGGTGGTGTCCATGAACTCCTGCCACGAATATAGGGATCAAGTTCTCAGTACCTCGTAGACGGGATGTCCAATGCCGGTGGcggccaagggcaagatcATAGGGTCGTCTGGCTTGCTGGTCCGCGCGCAGTTTAATTTGATCGCGTAGAGAGCTGGGGTTCGTGAATTCGAAAGCCGCTGCTGATATTTTGAACCTTCGTCTTCGAATCGTTGAAAGAGTTCAACTTTGAGGCTGATGCCGTCATTGGAGATGCCGACATTCCTGAGCCCTTTATGAAAACGAATGACTGCCAGCCCGTTGGATTCAGAAAATGCTTCGGGAGATTCTGCAAACAAGCTCTCCCGTACCATCCACTCAGGATATCGGCCTCGTCCCCCCATGCGTTCAGCAAATGAGCGTGTATTGGTGGAGAATACTGACCCTTTTCGGGTAGTCCAGAGAAGCACCGTTTCATCGTTGAACAGACGTATCAGCTCGTGCTGGAGGCGAACAAACGCATTCTTGCCTTCACCATAGAGGAGGGGCATGTGAACGCCTAGGAGACCCATCATACTATAAGCCCTGTCCTCGATCTTTGTTGTCTGGCGTTTAGAAGCCCACGAGAGCTCTGTTGATATGGAACACGACCTAAAATTCTGGATATCCTTTTGTTCGATCGTGGTTGCATATGCTACTGCAAGTGTGCACGTTTCCCTGGAGCCAACGATGTTCCAGTCTGAGTCAACAAAAGCCAAGAACGGCGGAGCAAGCAGCTCCTGTTGAGTCCATCCCCTCGTGAACCAGCGACTTTGGACCACCTCGGAATTGCGAGGCCGTGACTTTCCATCACTGCAATAATGTGGAGAGACATCCTCCAGAAAGGCCTAACAGATCTGAGCCTCTTCATACCAGCGGAacatggagttgatggcCTCTCCAAATTCATAGCTGTCGGCCTTGTTGATGCAACACGTGTCGATCCCGACGTACTGCCATCCCTGGGATCGTGCGAGTTTGCAATAGTTCTTGACCTTTTGCCAGGCCTTGAGCGATGTTCGCGCAGAGCTCGAGATGTCATTGAAGGTGACCTCCTGTTCTCCCCATGTGTGTGATAGAATGGCATATTGGGGCATGATGTTGAGGAACTGCTCAAGTCTGAGGGTTGTAGTGTTGAGAAGTCTCATTTTGGGGAGTCACCACTGGTTCAATAGCAGGAGGGGCACAAAGATGAAAAGAAAAcggaaaaggcaaagaaaaaagaggaaaagtGTTATGGAAAGTAAACACACGCCCAAGACAGAAACTGGAGATAAAAGCAATCCCGAACCAAGAAGCTAAGCGCTGAGGCTGAATAAAACCAGTGCGGCACGC
Proteins encoded in this window:
- a CDS encoding hypothetical protein (EggNog:ENOG503NXQQ; COG:Q), with translation MPFPYKTVLITGATSGIGLALAERMISAGIFVIAIGRRKDRLEALVEKHGSEKVAAEPFDVSDLDAMPAWVEEITSKYPRLDSIILNAGFQRSLDFTSPSTISLSSVSAELTTNYLSPLHMVSLFLPHLISLAPSPTSIVLVSSGLAVLPLPRCANYSATKAAVHSLAWSLRCQVSGPESLHTHHIKVIEIMPPAVQTELHPQQKDLVEAGQDQPGIELERYIEETWVDLVREEEKEEIVHSVLRERLEVVEGPRKGAWEGFVRAMRGAGLRF
- a CDS encoding hypothetical protein (EggNog:ENOG503NZ3K; COG:S), which encodes MDQNREVVLTEMHRDQNIFSGFDLDSEVDYPHTAPFGDNLLVQLTAKPIPLSPNSPSRLEGQPFSDDPAQDTAANCWLRRATADELTISKHVKLEISLVEKELLENDHPDKVEWKYMEEMEDDDDLCDLDD
- a CDS encoding hypothetical protein (EggNog:ENOG503NZ3K; COG:S), whose product is MRLLNTTTLRLEQFLNIMPQYAILSHTWGEQEVTFNDISSSARTSLKAWQKVKNYCKLARSQGWQYVGIDTCCINKADSYEFGEAINSMFRCDGKSRPRNSEVVQSRWFTRGWTQQELLAPPFLAFVDSDWNIVGSRETCTLAVAYATTIEQKDIQNFRSCSISTELSWASKRQTTKIEDRAYSMMGLLGVHMPLLYGEGKNAFVRLQHELIRLFNDETVLLWTTRKGSVFSTNTRSFAERMGGRGRYPEWMVRESLFAESPEAFSESNGLAVIRFHKGLRNVGISNDGISLKVELFQRFEDEGSKYQQRLSNSRTPALYAIKLNCARTSKPDDPMILPLAATGIGHPVYEVLRT